tttattattcttttgttTTCCTCGTAAAGCAGATTTTCCATTACAGGGAACGGAGTTTGTTTGAATGGAAGAAAGTTAATTGAGCATAATTGTGGGGAGAAACGGAGGAAGAAAATAAAGGCGGTTGGTCATTTTTGTAAAGTTGGTTAATTGTTAGGTGAGCTTTAAAATGCGACCACCTTTGGCGGGCAAGAACATGGTGAATAAAGATGGAAACGTTGTTCAGAAGGTTTCTGACCACCCTATTGATATGAGGTTGGAGAGGCGATGGAAGAGAAGATGCATTGCTTTTGAAGGTTTCAAGAAAGGTCATAGTGATAACAAAAAGAAAGCCTTGAGTGACGTGGAAGTCAATGTACTGGTAGATGAAGATTGCACTGAGTCTTTGAATGGTTTGGGGGAGAATGACAATGCTCATTTTGCCCAAGATGATGATATTGACCCTCATTATAAGATGTTCTTGGACCAATTGAGAGAAAATGGGAATTCTTATGTGCTTGAAGTCAGTATAGATGATGAAATTTCACAAATTTTAAAGTACGAAGAAGACGATGCCCCATGCAATGAGCTGAAGCAAaaaaacctcaaaaaattgaggACCAATCCAAGTGAGGACAATAAAACAACTCCAAAGAAGCTGAGGAACGTTGCGAGCAAAGTAAGAAGGGATTCAGAGGTTGAGAAAAATATACAACTGGAACATACGGATCTTGTTTCAAGCAAGAAAAATGAGAACTTGGATGAAAAAGATTGTGCCAAAGTTTTTCATTCTTATAAACCAGTATTTGAGCGTGACTTTGTGGAGTCTGGTCTGGTGGACGAAAGCTACCAAGTGTTCCTTAATTATCTCAGATGGGAGGGTGGCAGTCTGGTTTTTGTGCATGAAGATGACAAACCATTGATTTACGAAGAAGATGATGGTAAAAGTTCGTTTGATTCTGAGGTCTTGGCAGCGGACACTGCTCCATATTGCAGTGAAAGAAAATATACCCCTTTTGTAAGTACGAAATTGTTTGATTCAGCTGTACGTGTCCCATTAGATGCAAGCATGTTTAACTTTGTTTAACTTcctgattttttattattatttaaaatttcgaGTTGATTTGCATCTGACTTTATTATCGTTTGCATTGTTTGTGAATAATAATAAGGCGGAGGTTGATGAAGTGTGCTGCATCAAAACTCACGAGAGAGATGTTAGTTCCTTATTTAGAGATAATCTTATGGTTGTTCTTAGAAAGCCTTATGACCCGAGGGAGTATGATGAGCTTTTACAACATGCATCTCTCCGAAAGCCATTGGAACGATTTAGAGATTTGCGTGGTAGGATAAAACCATATTCTGCAGAGAGTTGCAGCAAATCATATCTCGATCACCACCGTGGTATGTTGTATTTATGCAATTGTTGTTTCTGGCTTTGCAGTTGTCATATTGTCATCTATTTTAAGTTAGATATTGATTATTAACATGCAACAAAACTGTGACAATCTAGCATGTTATTGATTAATTCCTCATGATTTTTTAATACTGTTTTAAGGCCTGGATCATTTTGTTCAAGAGTTATTGAAATTGTAAAGCAAATTATTATCCTAAGTTTCTGAATTCAATTATTCATTGTAGCTTCTATTGTGAAGTTTTGGCTGAATTTTGCATCACGGACATACTGGGTTTGGAATGTGCTTTTGGAATGTGCattcctattttgtttttacAAGCTACTAATTGATGTTGTAAATCTCATGTTCATCA
The sequence above is a segment of the Malania oleifera isolate guangnan ecotype guangnan chromosome 8, ASM2987363v1, whole genome shotgun sequence genome. Coding sequences within it:
- the LOC131162363 gene encoding uncharacterized protein LOC131162363 isoform X5, producing the protein MRPPLAGKNMVNKDGNVVQKVSDHPIDMRLERRWKRRCIAFEGFKKGHSDNKKKALSDVEVNVLVDEDCTESLNGLGENDNAHFAQDDDIDPHYKMFLDQLRENGNSYVLEVSIDDEISQILKYEEDDAPCNELKQKNLKKLRTNPSEDNKTTPKKLRNVASKVRRDSEVEKNIQLEHTDLVSSKKNENLDEKDCAKVFHSYKPVFERDFVESGLVDESYQVFLNYLRWEGGSLVFVHEDDKPLIYEEDDGKSSFDSEVLAADTAPYCSERKYTPFAEVDEVCCIKTHERDVSSLFRDNLMVVLRKPYDPREYDELLQHASLRKPLERFRDLRGRIKPYSAESCSKSYLDHHRDLAKEIDSCQPDCHKVLNLLRGFFYWLQEQVMTEDITAAAWTTSLGFP
- the LOC131162363 gene encoding uncharacterized protein LOC131162363 isoform X7: MRPPLAGKNMVNKDGNVVQKVSDHPIDMRLERRWKRRCIAFEGFKKGHSDNKKKALSDVEVNVLVDEDCTESLNGLGENDNAHFAQDDDIDPHYKMFLDQLRENGNSYVLEVSIDDEISQILKYEEDDAPCNELKQKNLKKLRTNPSEDNKTTPKKLRNVASKVRRDSEVEKNIQLEHTDLVSSKKNENLDEKDCAKVFHSYKPVFERDFVESGLVDESYQVFLNYLRWEGGSLVFVHEDDKPLIYEEDDGKSSFDSEVLAADTAPYCSERKYTPFAEVDEVCCIKTHERDVSSLFRDNLMVVLRKPYDPREYDELLQHASLRKPLERFRDLRGRIKPYSAESCSKSYLDHHRDLAKEIDSCQPDCHKVLNLLRGFFYWLQRLLSSQKT
- the LOC131162363 gene encoding uncharacterized protein LOC131162363 isoform X8; protein product: MRPPLAGKNMVNKDGNVVQKVSDHPIDMRLERRWKRRCIAFEGFKKGHSDNKKKALSDVEVNVLVDEDCTESLNGLGENDNAHFAQDDDIDPHYKMFLDQLRENGNSYVLEVSIDDEISQILKYEEDDAPCNELKQKNLKKLRTNPSEDNKTTPKKLRNVASKVRRDSEVEKNIQLEHTDLVSSKKNENLDEKDCAKVFHSYKPVFERDFVESGLVDESYQVFLNYLRWEGGSLVFVHEDDKPLIYEEDDGKSSFDSEVLAADTAPYCSERKYTPFAEVDEVCCIKTHERDVSSLFRDNLMVVLRKPYDPREYDELLQHASLRKPLERFRDLRGRIKPYSAESCSKSYLDHHRDLAKEIDSCQPDCHKVLNLLRGFFYWLQKFKCKV
- the LOC131162363 gene encoding uncharacterized protein LOC131162363 isoform X9, which produces MRPPLAGKNMVNKDGNVVQKVSDHPIDMRLERRWKRRCIAFEGFKKGHSDNKKKALSDVEVNVLVDEDCTESLNGLGENDNAHFAQDDDIDPHYKMFLDQLRENGNSYVLEVSIDDEISQILKYEEDDAPCNELKQKNLKKLRTNPSEDNKTTPKKLRNVASKVRRDSEVEKNIQLEHTDLVSSKKNENLDEKDCAKVFHSYKPVFERDFVESGLVDESYQVFLNYLRWEGGSLVFVHEDDKPLIYEEDDGKSSFDSEVLAADTAPYCSERKYTPFAEVDEVCCIKTHERDVSSLFRDNLMVVLRKPYDPREYDELLQHASLRKPLERFRDLRGRIKPYSAESCSKSYLDHHRDLAKEIDSCQPDCHKVLNLLRGFFYWLQMMVISL
- the LOC131162363 gene encoding uncharacterized protein LOC131162363 isoform X2, which gives rise to MRPPLAGKNMVNKDGNVVQKVSDHPIDMRLERRWKRRCIAFEGFKKGHSDNKKKALSDVEVNVLVDEDCTESLNGLGENDNAHFAQDDDIDPHYKMFLDQLRENGNSYVLEVSIDDEISQILKYEEDDAPCNELKQKNLKKLRTNPSEDNKTTPKKLRNVASKVRRDSEVEKNIQLEHTDLVSSKKNENLDEKDCAKVFHSYKPVFERDFVESGLVDESYQVFLNYLRWEGGSLVFVHEDDKPLIYEEDDGKSSFDSEVLAADTAPYCSERKYTPFAEVDEVCCIKTHERDVSSLFRDNLMVVLRKPYDPREYDELLQHASLRKPLERFRDLRGRIKPYSAESCSKSYLDHHRDLAKEIDSCQPDCHKVLNLLRGFFYWLQQQHGQLVWDFPDLSGCIASPSVGIAQANCS
- the LOC131162363 gene encoding uncharacterized protein LOC131162363 isoform X6; its protein translation is MRPPLAGKNMVNKDGNVVQKVSDHPIDMRLERRWKRRCIAFEGFKKGHSDNKKKALSDVEVNVLVDEDCTESLNGLGENDNAHFAQDDDIDPHYKMFLDQLRENGNSYVLEVSIDDEISQILKYEEDDAPCNELKQKNLKKLRTNPSEDNKTTPKKLRNVASKVRRDSEVEKNIQLEHTDLVSSKKNENLDEKDCAKVFHSYKPVFERDFVESGLVDESYQVFLNYLRWEGGSLVFVHEDDKPLIYEEDDGKSSFDSEVLAADTAPYCSERKYTPFAEVDEVCCIKTHERDVSSLFRDNLMVVLRKPYDPREYDELLQHASLRKPLERFRDLRGRIKPYSAESCSKSYLDHHRDLAKEIDSCQPDCHKVLNLLRGFFYWLQVRKITSSVFLH
- the LOC131162363 gene encoding uncharacterized protein LOC131162363 isoform X3 is translated as MRPPLAGKNMVNKDGNVVQKVSDHPIDMRLERRWKRRCIAFEGFKKGHSDNKKKALSDVEVNVLVDEDCTESLNGLGENDNAHFAQDDDIDPHYKMFLDQLRENGNSYVLEVSIDDEISQILKYEEDDAPCNELKQKNLKKLRTNPSEDNKTTPKKLRNVASKVRRDSEVEKNIQLEHTDLVSSKKNENLDEKDCAKVFHSYKPVFERDFVESGLVDESYQVFLNYLRWEGGSLVFVHEDDKPLIYEEDDGKSSFDSEVLAADTAPYCSERKYTPFAEVDEVCCIKTHERDVSSLFRDNLMVVLRKPYDPREYDELLQHASLRKPLERFRDLRGRIKPYSAESCSKSYLDHHRDLAKEIDSCQPDCHKVLNLLRGFFYWLQHGQLVWDFPDLSGCIASPSVGIAQANCS
- the LOC131162363 gene encoding uncharacterized protein LOC131162363 isoform X1 — protein: MRPPLAGKNMVNKDGNVVQKVSDHPIDMRLERRWKRRCIAFEGFKKGHSDNKKKALSDVEVNVLVDEDCTESLNGLGENDNAHFAQDDDIDPHYKMFLDQLRENGNSYVLEVSIDDEISQILKYEEDDAPCNELKQKNLKKLRTNPSEDNKTTPKKLRNVASKVRRDSEVEKNIQLEHTDLVSSKKNENLDEKDCAKVFHSYKPVFERDFVESGLVDESYQVFLNYLRWEGGSLVFVHEDDKPLIYEEDDGKSSFDSEVLAADTAPYCSERKYTPFAEVDEVCCIKTHERDVSSLFRDNLMVVLRKPYDPREYDELLQHASLRKPLERFRDLRGRIKPYSAESCSKSYLDHHRDLAKEIDSCQPDCHKVLNLLRGFFYWLQFEEQSSPYELSRRWIHLSVYLCSVDCSLAKPVTRWSKPFQ
- the LOC131162363 gene encoding uncharacterized protein LOC131162363 isoform X4 yields the protein MRPPLAGKNMVNKDGNVVQKVSDHPIDMRLERRWKRRCIAFEGFKKGHSDNKKKALSDVEVNVLVDEDCTESLNGLGENDNAHFAQDDDIDPHYKMFLDQLRENGNSYVLEVSIDDEISQILKYEEDDAPCNELKQKNLKKLRTNPSEDNKTTPKKLRNVASKVRRDSEVEKNIQLEHTDLVSSKKNENLDEKDCAKVFHSYKPVFERDFVESGLVDESYQVFLNYLRWEGGSLVFVHEDDKPLIYEEDDGKSSFDSEVLAADTAPYCSERKYTPFAEVDEVCCIKTHERDVSSLFRDNLMVVLRKPYDPREYDELLQHASLRKPLERFRDLRGRIKPYSAESCSKSYLDHHRDLAKEIDSCQPDCHKVLNLLRGFFYWLQNLSHEGAFRPWLDASCLSVMPPYN